In Leguminivora glycinivorella isolate SPB_JAAS2020 chromosome 11, LegGlyc_1.1, whole genome shotgun sequence, a single window of DNA contains:
- the LOC125231077 gene encoding uncharacterized protein LOC125231077 — translation MARLALFSVLAVTLLCGVIADSSDADEDRYASEDDLAERAASASAHASAQAQGNMYPRYPPRPVVNPLPQKSVRCVTCSGCPSGKNVTVSKLCPYSQDPLKNGKCVVFSEKYYHMKDPFVVRGCMAERGSCAEIKAAIDPQKDLVTLLSCRECEGDLCNGAGQFTPNLVTALMAMFVTPLLMKYTMS, via the exons ATGGCCAGGCTAGCATTGTTCAGCGTCCTCGCCGTCACATTACTGTGTGGTGTTATTG CGGATTCTTCCGACGCTGACGAAGACCGCTACGCCTCCGAAGATGACCTTGCTGAGCGTGCCGCCTCCGCCTCTGCCCACGCTTCGGCCCAAGCCCAAGGGAACATGTACCCGCGCTACCCCCCAAGGCCCGTAGTCAACCCGCTTCCTCAGAAGTCAGTCCGGTGCGTCACGTGCTCAGGCTGCCCGTCTGGGAAGAATGTGACCGTTTCGAAGCTGTGCCCATATTCGCAGGACCCCTTGAAGAATGGGAAATGCGTTGTGTTTTCTGAGAAGTACTATC ATATGAAAGACCCATTCGTCGTGCGCGGCTGCATGGCCGAGCGGGGTTCCTGCGCCGAAATAAAGGCCGCAATAGATCCTCAGAAGGATCTGGTGACCCTCCTGAGTTGTCGCGAGTGTGAAGGCGACCTATGCAACGGGGCAGGACAATTTACTCCGAACCTGGTGACGGCGCTCATGGCTATGTTTGTGACACCTTTGCTCATGAAATATACAATGTCTTAG
- the LOC125231072 gene encoding mucin-5AC-like, whose product MEGVKIVMSGFLLAFLAIGHSGALQCFVCQNCKEVTRDHIQTCKPPSPPTSLPITVTEPQPEPTTTTPVVITSTEPIKTTDASITTTDALTTTKEPTSTTTTPETTTTNIAAITTPEPTTSITTTTEAATAATTTTSQATTTTTAAATTMTTEAITTTIEPITTSSTEATITTTSAETTTAEVTSTTTKPITITTTEATITTTAPMTTTPEATITTQEPTTTNSEATTITTAPITSSSTTTIAATTSTTEATTTTNEPTTATSVAPTTTMEPTITTTEAAITTTEPAITTTEAITTTTQPPTTTTETITTTTAATSTTTTTKSTITTTEPTTSTAEPTTTVAAITTSAGPTTVKSTTAIPESTTTRPTTEATTITNEPTTVPTDAVPTTSEASITAQPSTTTTKPITMTILSTRATEATTKITEPTTIASVVTTTMTSELTTGAAQPSTTSEATIIITTQATITTTELVSTTSEVEATTSELTTTAAKSMTTMTEFMTSTSEAAAITTEVIPNTQDSDVASSLSAKSRFYRSILVKQNLRDDDVQVRCVVTSYKDENGEESIVRGCSYDSSNTTARCHETLGRDDVDLVRCTVCEDDLCNSAATAAVALLPFVLGLLINL is encoded by the exons ATGGAGGGTGTGAAAATTGTGATGTCTGGTTTTCTCTTGGCGTTCTTAGCCATTGGACATT CGGGCGCACTTCAATGCTTTGTTTGCCAAAATTGTAAAGAAGTAACACGGGACCACATTCAAACCTGCAAGCCACCAAGTCCACCCACCAGTTTGCCTATAACAGTTACGGAACCTCAGCCTGAACCTACAACTACAACACCTGTAGTTATAACTTCTACAGAACCAATTAAAACCACTGACGCTTCGATTACAACAACGGACGCTTTAACTACAACTAAAGAGCCAACTAGTACAACGACGACACCTGAAACAACAACTACAAATATTGCGGCTATAACTACCCCAGAACCTACGACAAGTATTACCACAACGACCGAAGCTGCAACTGCAGCGACAACCACAACTTCTCaagctactactactacaacaGCTGCAGCTACAACTATGACAACTGAAGCCATAACTACAACTATCGAACCTATTACTACCTCATCTACCGAGGCCACAATTACGACCACTTCAGCTGAAACCACGACTGCAGAAGTCACATCTACAACTACGAAACCTATTACTATCACAACGACTGAGGCTACAATTACGACAACTGCGCCTATGACTACGACTCCTGAAGCCACAATTACAACACAAGAACCTACGACAACCAATTCAGAGGCCACAACTATAACTACGGCACCTATAACATCATCATCCACTACGACAATTGCAGCTACAACTTCGACTACTGAAGCCACAACTACGACAAACGAACCTACGACAGCAACTTCAGTGGCCCCAACTACAACTATGGAACCAACAATTACAACTACTGAAGCAGCAATCACAACTACTGAACCTGCAATTACAACCACTGAAGCTATAACTACAACTACGCAACCACCCACTACCACTACTGAAACCATAACTACAACTACTGCTGCAACTTCTAcgacaacaacaacaaaatcAACAATCACAACCACAGAACCTACAACATCAACTGCGGAACCTACTACTACAGTAGCCGCTATAACTACATCAGCCGGACCTACAACAGTCAAATCTACGACCGCAATACCTGAATCTACAACTACTAGACCAACAACTGAAGCTACTACCATAACTAATGAACCTACAACTGTGCCAACCGATGCTGTTCCTACAACATCTGAAGCCTCGATTACAGCGCAACCTTCCACTACTACCACAAAACCTATTACTATGACTATACTTTCAACTAGAGCAACCGAAGCTACGACTAAAATAACTGAACCTACAACTATCGCATCAGTTGTCACAACTACGATGACATCAGAATTGACGACTGGGGCAGCTCAACCTTCAACTACTTCTGAAGCCACAATTATCATAACAACCCAAGCTACCATTACTACAACTGAACTTGTATCTACCACAAGTGAGGTTGAGGCTACTACATCTGAACTAACAACCACAGCAGCTAAATCCATGACTACAATGACTGAGTTCATGACTTCGACATCTGAAGCTGCCGCCATCACAACTGAAGTTATCCCGAACACGCAg GATTCCGATGTTGCCAGCAGCTTAAGTGCGAAAAGCAGATTCTACAGGAGCATACTCGTAAAGCAAAATCTTAGAGACGACGACGTGCAAGTTCGATGCGTTGTTACCAGTTACAAGGATG AAAACGGAGAAGAAAGCATAGTCCGCGGCTGTTCATACGACTCATCAAACACCACAGCCCGTTGCCACGAGACCCTCGGGAGAGATGACGTGGACCTCGTCCGCTGTACCGTTTGCGAGGACGATCTTTGTAACTCGGCGGCGACTGCGGCCGTCGCTTTACTACCTTTTGTTTTAGGGTTGttgattaatttataa
- the LOC125231074 gene encoding cell wall protein DAN4-like: MEKSLCLLLVLCSALLEVQSLECYVCDNCSKAKLDDIKTCGPTMISGLSTTILPITESSVTTTVTTRLPTTSTSTTLKPTTVAVSEFTTTSTTITTEAISTSTTTEAPTTTEAGPTSIESTTTPIVGSSTAKAAVVSSNTADSIPLSTDTISDLPSTATESQQITPATDAAITSASMITLTDATISFITSSTEPAIFKETSEAVIITEKEPIPTDSEILYISSIPTRPPSSVPVATFPVTEPTIQTFSTLPTLAEQNTEQAVQNIPNIPILSPVAAEPMAANEYMTRRPTINNLRPEKETNATSSSRRMRSSSEPCACKHEEKCDCSTHQRSKRYTLRGLGLTMEPEYVCFVDKYKINETEIVKRGCAIKEADEKTLCTKLGFGRECKICDTHQCNSAAILQASVLLMFSLCFI, from the exons ATGGAGAAATCATTGTGTTTGTTACTTGTTTTGTGTAGTGCGTTATTGGAAG TTCAAAGTTTAGAATGCTACGTCTGTGATAACTGCTCTAAAGCCAAACTAGATGACATAAAAACTTGTGGGCCTACAATGATTTCCGGGCTATCGACTACTATTCTGCCGATAACAGAATCTTCCGTCACTACAACAGTGACGACAAGACTTCCAACCACTTCTACGTCAACTACACTTAAACCTACAACAGTAGCTGTATCGGAATttacgactacttcaacaacaATTACTACAGAAGCTATAAGTACCTCCACGACGACAGAAGCTCCTACTACAACAGAAGCAGGACCTACTTCCATAGAATCTACAACGACGCCAATAGTAGGTTCCTCAACAGCGAAAGCTGCGGTGGTATCTTCAAATACTGCAGATTCTATACCTTTATCTACCGACACTATTTCTGATTTACCAAGCACGGCTACAGAATCCCAACAAATCACACCAGCCACAGATGCTGCAATCACTTCAGCATCAATGATAACCTTAACAGATGCTACAATAAGTTTCATAACATCTTCTACGGAACCTGCAATATTTAAAGAAACATCCGAAGCAGTAATCATAACAGAAAAAGAGCCTATTCCAACAGACAGTGaaattttatatatttcttcAATACCTACAAGACCGCCATCGTCAGTGCCAGTTGCAACTTTTCCTGTAACCGAACCTACAATCCAGACGTTTTCAACATTGCCTACATTAGCAGAACAGAACACAGAACAAGCAGTACAGAATATTCCTAATATTCCAATACTGTCTCCGGTAGCTGCAGAGCCCATGGCCGCGAATGAATATATGACACGGAGACCTACGATTAATAATCTCAGGCCTGAAAAAGAAACAAATGCTACATCCAGTTCAAGAAGAATGAGGTCCTCGTCTGAGCCGTGTGCGTGCAAACAT GAAGAAAAATGTGACTGTTCAACCCACCAACGATCGAAAAGATACACTTTGAGAGGTCTGGGCTTGACGATGGAACCCGAATACGTTTGCTTCGTGGATAAATACAAAA TAAACGAGACGGAGATCGTGAAAAGAGGATGTGCCATCAAGGAAGCAGACGAAAAGACTTTATGCACGAAACTGGGCTTCGGACGTGAATGCAAGATCTGCGACACCCACCAATGCAACAGTGCTGCCATCTTACAAGCTTCTGTACTGTTAATGTTTAGTCTGTGCTTCATTTGA
- the LOC125231078 gene encoding uncharacterized protein LOC125231078 → MFKIVVFLSVIFTVILKANGLQCYVCYDCLTVSDDYLKSCDSLLPTSTAQPDTTTSTESTSSNSTTNTTTTTTIAPQLQVSNSAERLERANTTWECVQGTIPVNGSDVIVRGCAAGRTNETCDMFGLHACSFCSKDKCNSAGSVQVSAAVLAIAFFAYIVKDF, encoded by the exons ATGTTTAAAATAGTTGTGTTTCTATCGGTAATATTCACTGTTATATTAAAAG CCAACGGTTTACAATGTTACGTGTGCTACGATTGTTTGACCGTGAGCGATGATTACCTGAAGTCCTGCGACTCCTTGCTTCCTACTAGTACTGCTCAACCCGATACCACCACAAG TACTGAATCTACTTCTTCAAATTCAACAACGAATACAACAACGACTACAACTATAGCTCCTCAATTGCAAGTCTCAAATTCTGCGGAGAGACTAGAGAGGGCAAACACGACATGGGAGTGTGTCCAGGGAACTATTCCAG TAAACGGTTCCGACGTGATCGTCCGCGGTTGCGCAGCGGGCCGCACCAACGAAACCTGTGATATGTTCGGACTGCATGCCTGTTCCTTCTGCTCGAAGGACAAATGCAACTCAGCTGGATCCGTACAGGTCTCGGCTGCTGTTCTAGCTATAGCATTTTTCGCGTATATAGTTAAGGACTTTTGA